A genome region from Chryseobacterium sp. G0186 includes the following:
- a CDS encoding NAD-dependent epimerase/dehydratase family protein, with translation MVFVTGATGILGRIIVLELLKRGKNVRASKRPGSNLNEVRHSYSFYTESPDDFFNKIEWVNVDFDDIDSLQDALNGVDEVYHCAAKVSFHPKDEKEMYHTNIKGTENLLFACEGSEVKKFLHVSSVAVLDNFNEKGELDEESEFNPKLDHSAYAISKHLSEMEVWRASAEGLNTVIINPGMIIGSGNWTQSSGELFSTFEDNSFTFAGGSAYVDVRDVAKTAIELMDKNIFGERFIIVSENNKYADLARQIRTRLGLKEAKILSRSVLNIGKLANTLFGWLIPKLKMATESNIEAISSFNTISNHKVKEKLNYKFIPTKESIDFHLNNYINDKKLKK, from the coding sequence ATGGTTTTTGTAACGGGTGCAACCGGAATCCTGGGAAGAATAATCGTATTGGAGCTTCTGAAAAGAGGTAAAAATGTGCGTGCTTCCAAGAGACCGGGCAGCAATTTAAACGAAGTAAGGCATTCATACAGCTTTTATACGGAGAGTCCTGATGATTTTTTTAATAAAATTGAATGGGTTAATGTCGATTTTGATGATATTGACTCTTTACAGGATGCTCTGAATGGGGTAGATGAGGTTTACCACTGTGCCGCAAAAGTGAGCTTTCATCCCAAAGATGAAAAAGAAATGTACCATACCAATATCAAGGGTACAGAAAACCTGTTATTTGCCTGTGAGGGATCCGAGGTTAAGAAATTTCTGCATGTAAGCTCTGTTGCTGTTTTAGATAACTTTAACGAAAAAGGAGAACTGGACGAAGAATCTGAGTTTAATCCAAAATTAGATCATTCTGCATATGCTATTTCAAAACATCTATCCGAAATGGAAGTCTGGAGAGCCTCTGCGGAAGGATTGAATACAGTTATTATCAATCCCGGAATGATTATAGGAAGCGGAAACTGGACTCAAAGTAGCGGCGAGCTTTTTTCAACCTTTGAAGACAACAGTTTTACATTTGCGGGCGGTTCTGCCTATGTAGATGTGAGGGATGTTGCCAAAACGGCTATAGAACTGATGGATAAAAACATTTTTGGAGAACGGTTTATCATTGTTTCCGAAAATAATAAATATGCAGATCTTGCCCGACAAATCAGAACCCGTTTAGGTCTAAAAGAAGCAAAAATCCTTTCAAGATCCGTATTAAATATAGGAAAACTGGCCAATACCCTTTTCGGATGGCTGATTCCAAAACTGAAGATGGCCACAGAATCGAATATTGAGGCAATCTCTTCATTCAACACCATTTCCAATCACAAAGTCAAGGAAAAACTGAACTATAAGTTCATTCCAACAAAAGAAAGCATAGACTTTCACCTGAATAATTATATTAACGACAAAAAGCTGAAGAAATGA
- a CDS encoding MvdD family ATP-grasp ribosomal peptide maturase, with protein MNKILIITHTADNFSIEKATEFIENNNCEVIRFDVDLYPLENKLSTIFEDGEWITFLETSSKKYRLDDISAVWYRRAYNIGKGLREEIDAKFFGAVMGEIRNTLFGFLESIDAYSLGKPSVYRRLDSKEEQLKIAHKLGLSVPDTCLTNNPEEAKKFILKHQNVVAKMQTGFAIYEDGVENVVFTNIVNEDKLEELDSLLYCPMQFQEMIEKKKELRVTIVGRDVYAFEVDSQQFEDAKVDWRKDGVNLLDKWSRTELPRDVEEKLLELLDIYNVDYGAIDIIVSPEDKYYFIEINAAGEFFWLDNLTEGNLISKSIADVLCDKAPRRNNVVLV; from the coding sequence ATGAATAAAATTTTAATTATAACACATACTGCAGATAATTTTTCAATTGAAAAAGCAACAGAATTCATCGAGAACAATAATTGTGAAGTGATTCGTTTTGATGTTGATTTATACCCTCTGGAAAACAAGTTATCTACCATTTTTGAAGATGGAGAATGGATAACCTTCCTTGAGACTTCCTCTAAAAAGTACCGTTTGGATGATATTTCGGCAGTTTGGTACCGACGAGCCTACAACATTGGTAAAGGCTTGAGAGAAGAAATTGATGCGAAATTTTTCGGTGCAGTAATGGGTGAAATCCGCAATACATTATTTGGTTTTCTTGAGTCTATTGATGCCTATTCATTAGGGAAGCCAAGCGTTTACAGAAGGTTAGACAGTAAGGAAGAACAATTGAAAATAGCCCACAAACTTGGTCTTTCAGTTCCGGATACCTGTCTTACAAACAATCCCGAAGAAGCAAAGAAATTTATTCTGAAGCATCAAAATGTGGTGGCTAAAATGCAAACCGGATTTGCTATTTATGAAGACGGAGTAGAAAATGTGGTGTTTACCAATATTGTTAATGAAGATAAACTTGAAGAACTGGATTCACTTTTGTATTGCCCCATGCAGTTTCAGGAAATGATTGAAAAGAAAAAAGAACTTCGTGTTACCATCGTAGGAAGAGATGTCTACGCTTTTGAAGTCGATTCCCAGCAATTTGAAGATGCTAAGGTTGACTGGAGAAAAGACGGGGTCAATCTGCTTGATAAATGGAGCAGAACAGAGCTTCCGAGGGATGTTGAAGAAAAGCTTCTGGAACTTCTGGATATTTATAATGTGGATTATGGAGCAATAGATATTATTGTCTCTCCTGAAGATAAATATTACTTTATCGAGATCAATGCGGCAGGAGAATTCTTCTGGCTGGATAACCTTACCGAGGGAAATCTTATTTCTAAAAGTATTGCAGATGTTCTTTGTGATAAGGCGCCAAGAAGAAATAATGTGGTTTTAGTGTAA
- a CDS encoding MvdC/MvdD family ATP grasp protein has translation MILCITHSQDFYTIDLFFQYLSSHNIPYFRLNSDQLNHLQKISINQNSFEITDESGKTIHSDNIKGVWHRKAWRITVPEELDQEYERIFLNEYGNLRYNLITTLENIPWINPYEKEKKIDGNKMLQLKIAERNNLTIPQTLFSNDDEKITVFFHQYCAGKAIAKLHGVTQKTMNGENMMSTMIIEDETLEHLSDLAYCPMIFQPYIEKEYELRIMYVDGAFFTGKINNSTNADWRLSDENYFWSAYELPDPVKMNLTSMMKEMGLYMGAIDMIKGQDGEYYFLEVNPQGEWGMLQKELGFPIAERIADNLIKRINFHE, from the coding sequence ATGATTCTCTGTATCACTCACTCGCAGGATTTTTATACGATTGATCTCTTCTTTCAATATCTTTCCTCTCACAATATTCCTTATTTCAGATTGAATTCCGACCAGCTGAATCATCTTCAGAAAATCAGTATCAATCAAAATTCCTTTGAAATTACGGATGAATCCGGAAAAACAATTCATTCTGATAACATCAAAGGAGTATGGCATAGAAAGGCGTGGAGAATAACTGTTCCTGAAGAACTTGATCAGGAGTATGAAAGAATCTTCCTAAACGAATATGGGAATCTCCGATATAATCTGATCACCACTCTTGAAAATATTCCATGGATCAATCCTTATGAAAAGGAAAAGAAAATTGATGGAAACAAAATGCTTCAGCTGAAGATTGCTGAAAGAAATAATCTGACAATTCCTCAGACCCTTTTTTCCAATGATGATGAGAAGATCACAGTATTCTTTCATCAATATTGTGCAGGAAAAGCAATTGCAAAGCTTCATGGAGTAACCCAAAAAACAATGAATGGTGAAAACATGATGTCTACAATGATCATTGAAGATGAAACATTGGAGCATCTTTCTGATCTGGCCTATTGTCCCATGATTTTCCAGCCTTATATTGAAAAAGAATATGAATTGAGGATTATGTATGTAGACGGAGCGTTCTTCACAGGTAAGATCAATAACAGTACAAACGCAGATTGGAGACTCAGTGATGAAAACTATTTCTGGTCAGCGTATGAGCTGCCTGATCCTGTCAAAATGAACCTGACTTCCATGATGAAAGAAATGGGACTTTATATGGGAGCCATTGATATGATCAAAGGACAGGATGGGGAATATTACTTTCTGGAAGTCAATCCACAGGGAGAGTGGGGGATGCTGCAAAAAGAATTGGGCTTTCCCATTGCAGAAAGAATTGCCGATAATCTCATTAAAAGAATTAATTTCCATGAATAA
- a CDS encoding microviridin/marinostatin family tricyclic proteinase inhibitor, producing MENKNSKKKPFFATFLEKQLKDPETVKGGTGIITIPERDTITKPTIDTVTSPQADLQHTMKYPSDGDDDAILL from the coding sequence ATGGAAAACAAAAACTCAAAAAAGAAACCGTTTTTCGCGACATTTCTTGAAAAACAATTAAAGGATCCTGAAACAGTAAAAGGAGGAACAGGTATTATTACAATTCCTGAAAGAGATACTATTACAAAGCCAACTATTGACACTGTAACCTCTCCTCAAGCTGATTTACAGCACACTATGAAGTATCCTTCGGATGGAGATGATGATGCTATTCTACTATAA
- a CDS encoding alpha/beta fold hydrolase, whose translation MEILNSKIFGENLTTTPLLVFHGLFGMLDNWGSFGKDLGEYLPVHLIDLRNHGRSFHSDEMSHDDLADDIARYMDHYGIQKAHVLGHSLGGKAVMQFAIKYPERVEKLIVVDISPKAYPPHHQGIIKALESVDFNTVGSRNDVEAVLNQYIPEKSTIQFLTKNLYWDDNKKLNWRFNLKTLSEKYTEFVSNAVKFGVFDGDTLFIAGAKSNYILPQDEYGIKQQFPKAKIISVKNAGHWVQAENPVDFADVVKQFLGLS comes from the coding sequence ATGGAAATCTTAAACTCAAAAATATTCGGCGAAAATTTAACAACAACGCCACTTTTAGTATTCCACGGATTATTCGGAATGCTTGATAACTGGGGAAGCTTTGGTAAAGATCTGGGAGAATATCTTCCGGTACACCTCATTGACCTTAGAAATCATGGAAGAAGCTTTCATTCAGATGAGATGTCTCATGATGATCTGGCAGATGACATTGCACGCTATATGGATCATTATGGAATCCAAAAGGCTCATGTATTGGGACATTCCCTTGGCGGAAAAGCGGTGATGCAGTTTGCCATAAAATATCCTGAAAGGGTGGAAAAGCTAATCGTAGTGGATATTTCTCCAAAAGCCTATCCACCACATCATCAGGGGATCATTAAAGCATTAGAAAGCGTTGATTTCAATACTGTGGGTTCAAGAAATGACGTAGAAGCTGTCCTGAATCAATATATCCCTGAAAAATCAACCATACAGTTTTTAACAAAGAACCTGTATTGGGATGATAATAAAAAGCTAAACTGGAGATTCAATCTGAAGACTTTATCAGAAAAATATACCGAATTTGTATCCAATGCTGTAAAATTTGGAGTTTTTGATGGAGATACTTTATTTATTGCAGGAGCAAAATCGAATTATATCCTTCCACAGGATGAATATGGCATAAAACAGCAGTTTCCAAAAGCTAAAATTATTTCCGTTAAAAATGCAGGGCATTGGGTTCAGGCTGAGAATCCTGTTGATTTTGCGGATGTTGTGAAGCAGTTTTTGGGATTAAGCTAA
- a CDS encoding pyridoxine 5'-phosphate synthase — protein sequence MTKLSVNINKIATLRNARGGETPSVKEAAIKIQEFGGQGITIHPRPDERHITRKDVYDLKPLVTTEFNIEGNPHQSFIDMVLEVKPEQVTLVPDADDAITSNAGWDTKKHLDYLTEIIAEFKKAGIRTSIFLDPLPELVEYAAKTGADRIELYTEAYAKDYLVNKEKAIKPYYDTAVVATEFGLGINAGHDLSLENLKYFADNIPNLLEVSIGHALVSEALYMGLENTVQSYLKRLAKW from the coding sequence ATGACAAAACTAAGCGTAAACATTAATAAGATTGCGACCTTAAGAAATGCAAGGGGAGGAGAAACACCAAGTGTTAAAGAAGCAGCTATAAAGATTCAGGAATTTGGAGGACAGGGAATTACCATTCACCCAAGACCCGATGAAAGGCATATTACAAGAAAAGATGTCTATGATCTGAAACCATTGGTGACCACTGAATTTAATATTGAGGGAAATCCTCATCAGTCCTTTATTGATATGGTGCTTGAGGTAAAACCTGAACAGGTAACTTTGGTTCCTGATGCAGATGATGCCATTACCTCCAATGCAGGCTGGGATACCAAAAAACATTTGGATTACCTTACAGAAATCATCGCTGAATTTAAAAAAGCAGGAATCCGTACCTCAATTTTTCTTGATCCATTGCCGGAACTGGTAGAATATGCTGCCAAGACAGGAGCAGACAGAATTGAGCTATATACTGAAGCTTATGCTAAAGATTATCTTGTTAATAAAGAAAAGGCTATAAAACCTTATTATGATACCGCGGTTGTTGCTACTGAGTTTGGACTGGGAATCAATGCAGGGCACGATTTAAGCCTTGAGAATCTAAAATATTTTGCAGATAATATTCCGAATCTATTGGAAGTGTCCATCGGGCATGCTTTAGTTTCCGAGGCGCTTTACATGGGCTTGGAAAATACTGTGCAATCTTACTTGAAGAGGTTGGCAAAATGGTAA
- a CDS encoding mechanosensitive ion channel family protein: protein MKNEIQDTRDFLQNISDQIHYFVRDHVHPDLALPIQIMLKFLFLAGMIYILDFVFKLIVNTIFKYFFDKEKFPVLKSIYDSRITNSVVHLGALNFAGYALLSVFYRHPKSFALLEIIVGVSTIFVIAGLLFRALTAFRNYFVIKQDYYKIMTLNAISETVKIFGIFVLTVIGICLIFGIKGGTILGSLGAITAVLVLVFRDTILGFVTGLHVATSKNMKVGDWISIPKYSIEGNITEINLLTTKITNFDKTVSTIPTYDLLTTEIKNMQVMSESNTRRIKKSIYFNINSFKFLTDEDIERLKEINLIADYLEEKRQEIKKEKENQSHNDKEINGRQLTNIGVFRYYAQKYIENDPDIEKSGTRMVRQLEITPQGLPLEIYCFANDSKWEHFEQIQADIFDHLLVASKEFELQVMQVSVKV, encoded by the coding sequence ATGAAAAATGAGATACAAGATACCAGGGATTTCCTGCAGAATATCAGTGATCAGATCCACTATTTTGTGAGGGATCATGTACATCCTGATTTGGCACTTCCTATTCAGATTATGCTGAAATTTTTATTTCTGGCGGGCATGATCTATATTTTGGATTTTGTTTTTAAACTCATTGTTAATACTATTTTCAAATATTTTTTTGATAAGGAAAAATTTCCTGTTCTAAAATCAATCTATGATTCAAGAATTACCAATTCTGTAGTTCATTTAGGAGCATTAAACTTTGCAGGATATGCACTGCTTTCGGTATTTTACAGACATCCCAAAAGCTTTGCATTATTGGAAATAATTGTGGGAGTATCCACTATTTTTGTTATTGCGGGACTACTGTTCAGGGCATTGACGGCTTTTAGGAATTACTTTGTAATTAAACAGGATTATTACAAGATCATGACCCTTAATGCCATTTCGGAAACCGTAAAGATTTTTGGAATTTTTGTGCTTACTGTAATAGGAATCTGTCTTATTTTCGGGATTAAAGGAGGAACAATTTTAGGAAGTTTAGGAGCAATTACAGCTGTTTTGGTATTGGTTTTCAGGGATACCATTTTAGGTTTTGTAACCGGGCTTCACGTGGCTACATCCAAAAATATGAAAGTGGGTGACTGGATCAGCATCCCCAAATATAGCATTGAGGGAAATATTACGGAGATCAATCTTTTAACAACAAAGATTACCAATTTTGATAAAACCGTTTCCACGATTCCTACCTATGATTTACTGACTACTGAGATCAAGAATATGCAGGTGATGTCAGAATCCAATACAAGAAGAATCAAGAAATCCATTTACTTCAATATCAATTCCTTTAAATTTCTTACTGATGAAGATATTGAACGACTAAAGGAAATCAATTTAATTGCAGATTATCTGGAAGAAAAGAGACAGGAAATAAAAAAAGAAAAAGAAAACCAGAGTCACAATGATAAGGAAATCAACGGCAGGCAGCTTACCAATATCGGAGTTTTTAGATATTATGCACAGAAATATATAGAAAACGATCCTGATATTGAAAAAAGCGGAACCAGAATGGTTCGTCAGCTGGAGATTACGCCACAAGGGCTTCCTCTTGAAATATACTGCTTTGCCAATGATTCAAAATGGGAGCATTTCGAGCAGATTCAGGCTGATATTTTTGACCATTTGCTGGTAGCTTCAAAGGAATTTGAACTTCAGGTGATGCAGGTAAGTGTAAAAGTATAA
- a CDS encoding DUF456 domain-containing protein has translation MDTTIINILCLVLLFIGILGTFLPVLPGLLLSICGLLIYKFGTDADLSMIYIWAFGILTAASVVLNYVIPAKTNRKYGGTRWGSIGSVIGTIVGIFIPIPLGFLIGMFAGVFIGEMLHDSKDMNKALQSTKGAFIGFIYGTGFSFVVGVAMFLVVLLNMFDII, from the coding sequence ATGGATACTACAATTATTAATATTCTTTGCCTTGTATTATTATTCATCGGAATATTGGGAACCTTTCTTCCCGTTTTACCCGGATTACTGCTGAGTATCTGCGGACTGCTGATCTACAAATTCGGGACAGATGCAGACCTATCCATGATCTATATATGGGCATTTGGAATCCTTACTGCAGCCTCTGTTGTTCTGAACTATGTGATTCCTGCCAAAACCAACCGAAAATACGGAGGTACACGCTGGGGAAGTATTGGATCTGTGATAGGAACCATTGTAGGAATATTTATTCCTATTCCGTTAGGCTTTTTAATAGGAATGTTTGCAGGAGTATTCATTGGAGAAATGCTGCATGACAGTAAGGATATGAATAAGGCATTACAATCTACTAAGGGAGCGTTTATCGGGTTTATTTATGGAACCGGATTCAGTTTTGTAGTGGGTGTGGCAATGTTTTTGGTCGTACTTCTCAATATGTTTGATATTATTTAA
- a CDS encoding uracil-DNA glycosylase: protein MTWTEILAPIKSTEYFTTLWEKVKNEYATTKVFPPKNQIFRALELTPFEDVEVVIIGQDPYHNDYQANGLCFSVSEQVTAPPSLKNIFIELKEDLGVVRTSKELDDWGKQGVLLLNATLTVRAHTPNSHKDLGWEQFTNFIIKEISDKKQNVVFVLWGAFAQKKAELIDPAKHFILKSAHPSPFSVYRGFFGSKPFSKINEYLVSKGKKPISW, encoded by the coding sequence ATGACCTGGACAGAAATTTTAGCCCCGATAAAAAGTACAGAATACTTTACAACCCTTTGGGAAAAAGTAAAGAACGAATATGCCACCACCAAGGTTTTTCCACCGAAAAATCAAATATTCAGAGCATTGGAACTAACTCCTTTTGAGGATGTTGAGGTTGTGATCATCGGTCAGGATCCTTATCATAACGATTACCAGGCAAATGGATTGTGTTTCTCTGTTTCCGAACAGGTTACGGCACCTCCGTCACTTAAAAATATATTCATTGAACTTAAAGAAGATCTGGGAGTGGTAAGAACCTCCAAAGAACTGGATGACTGGGGAAAGCAAGGCGTTCTTTTACTGAATGCCACATTAACAGTACGTGCACATACTCCAAATTCTCATAAAGACCTTGGTTGGGAGCAATTCACGAACTTTATCATCAAGGAAATCTCTGATAAAAAACAAAATGTAGTTTTCGTATTGTGGGGGGCTTTTGCACAGAAAAAAGCCGAACTTATAGATCCGGCTAAGCATTTTATACTGAAATCGGCACACCCTTCTCCATTCTCTGTATATAGAGGATTTTTTGGAAGTAAGCCTTTCTCAAAAATTAATGAATATCTCGTATCAAAAGGGAAGAAGCCTATTTCGTGGTAG
- a CDS encoding GNAT family N-acetyltransferase yields MKLETERLVLKEINEVHTEDILLIRSNEVINQYVKRNSPKTNYDALEFILHIKRKTLDKEIIFWGISYKGYPNLIGTICLWNFSEDRKTVEIGYELLPAYHHKGIMSEALKAVLDFGFNALNLQKVFAFTNQSNINSQSLLLKHYFILEESKKDEKNSDNIIFSLKNPF; encoded by the coding sequence ATGAAACTGGAAACAGAAAGACTGGTCTTAAAAGAGATCAATGAAGTTCATACTGAAGACATCCTGCTTATCAGAAGCAATGAAGTAATCAATCAATATGTAAAAAGGAATTCTCCCAAAACCAATTATGATGCGTTGGAATTTATTTTACATATTAAAAGAAAAACGTTAGATAAAGAAATTATTTTCTGGGGAATCTCCTATAAAGGTTATCCCAATCTTATTGGAACCATTTGTCTTTGGAATTTTTCAGAGGATAGAAAAACGGTAGAGATAGGGTATGAATTATTACCCGCCTATCATCATAAAGGAATCATGTCTGAAGCATTGAAAGCTGTTTTGGACTTTGGATTTAATGCTTTGAACCTACAAAAAGTATTTGCATTTACAAATCAATCTAATATTAACTCGCAATCACTCCTCCTGAAGCATTATTTTATCTTAGAAGAAAGCAAAAAAGACGAAAAAAATTCAGATAATATTATTTTTAGTTTAAAAAATCCATTCTGA
- a CDS encoding endonuclease MutS2: MYIDKEDLDELEFPQLLAEISPFAYSPKTREKILQLHPMEIDEAELSLKKTSEYLSSFESSNAIPFDEYEDIESELKLMLIENYRLENSAFIKIKTITEQIGKLQKFFPTMPETFPTLLEEVSVLEFRKEIIDKVDKVFNRFGEVKNEASPALKGIRTEIQHAKKAIQENFNRALTTYGQSDFLDDIRETIIDDQRVLAVKSGFKKRVPGRTLGISKTGSITYIQPDSVVKHYFNLRENEEEEKKEIDKVLRQLTSELAEFQPQLWRYQSYIFDLDLTRAKAKFSDLIDGVLPKINRHKTLKLKDAYHPLLWLRNKVENKTIHPQTLALTEHNRIICISGPNAGGKSITLKTVGLLQLMIQSGILVPVHPKSEMFFFEKIMTDIGDNQSIENHLSTYSSRLKKMSGIIREADADTLLLIDEFGTGSDPELGGALAESFMEFFYDKKSFAIITTHYTNIKLVIEQLPNAQNAAMLFNEETLEPMYKLEVGQAGSSFTFEVAEKNKIPRFIIHSAKKKVEHDIVNLDKTIVKLQQEKFEVEKLKSDLAERKESVEDKRDNLQKLNDQLQQKLFNFQKLYEEEHRKLQFGNKIEAFIDSYTKGKSRKDVVKDFVKLLEQEKFRKLGHDKDETKRLQVVKRKITQQLKKEEVIEKIAETNEKLEEQRKSDRALWMKIGQRVRITGSTSVGTIEKISRNKVIVNYGTFKTTINADELERI, from the coding sequence GTGTATATAGATAAAGAAGATTTAGACGAATTAGAGTTTCCGCAATTGCTCGCGGAAATCTCCCCATTTGCGTATTCTCCGAAAACAAGAGAAAAAATTCTTCAACTGCATCCGATGGAAATTGACGAGGCGGAACTTTCATTAAAAAAAACCTCAGAATACCTGTCGAGTTTTGAAAGTTCAAATGCAATTCCTTTTGATGAATATGAAGATATTGAAAGTGAGCTGAAATTGATGCTGATTGAGAATTACCGTCTGGAAAACAGTGCTTTCATCAAAATAAAAACCATCACAGAACAAATCGGAAAGCTGCAGAAGTTCTTCCCTACCATGCCGGAAACTTTTCCTACTTTATTGGAAGAGGTTTCTGTACTGGAATTCAGAAAAGAGATCATTGATAAAGTTGACAAGGTTTTCAACCGTTTTGGTGAGGTTAAAAATGAAGCTTCTCCAGCGCTAAAAGGTATAAGAACTGAAATTCAGCATGCTAAAAAAGCGATACAGGAAAATTTCAACCGTGCTCTTACCACCTATGGACAGAGTGACTTTTTGGATGACATACGGGAAACAATTATTGATGACCAAAGGGTTTTGGCTGTAAAGTCAGGATTTAAGAAAAGAGTTCCGGGAAGAACCCTGGGAATTTCAAAAACAGGTTCTATCACCTACATCCAACCGGACAGTGTGGTAAAACATTATTTCAATCTTCGTGAGAACGAAGAGGAAGAGAAAAAGGAAATAGACAAGGTTCTTAGACAGCTTACGTCAGAACTGGCAGAGTTTCAGCCTCAACTTTGGAGATATCAATCTTATATTTTTGACCTTGATTTGACAAGAGCCAAGGCTAAATTTTCAGATCTGATCGATGGAGTTCTTCCGAAGATCAATCGTCATAAAACACTGAAATTAAAAGATGCCTATCATCCATTATTATGGTTAAGAAACAAGGTTGAGAATAAGACGATTCACCCACAGACCCTGGCTTTAACGGAACACAACAGAATCATCTGTATTTCCGGGCCTAATGCCGGTGGAAAATCCATTACACTGAAAACTGTTGGATTACTTCAACTGATGATTCAGAGTGGAATCTTGGTTCCTGTTCACCCGAAGTCTGAAATGTTTTTCTTTGAGAAGATCATGACTGACATTGGTGATAATCAATCTATTGAAAATCATTTATCCACTTATTCATCAAGACTGAAGAAAATGTCAGGAATCATCCGTGAGGCTGATGCTGATACTCTTTTACTGATTGATGAATTTGGAACCGGTTCTGATCCAGAATTAGGAGGTGCCCTGGCTGAAAGTTTCATGGAGTTTTTCTATGATAAAAAGAGTTTTGCGATTATTACAACGCATTACACCAACATCAAATTGGTTATAGAACAGCTTCCAAATGCTCAGAATGCAGCAATGCTTTTCAATGAGGAAACGTTGGAACCCATGTACAAACTGGAAGTTGGTCAGGCAGGAAGTTCATTCACCTTTGAAGTTGCTGAAAAGAATAAAATCCCGAGGTTTATCATTCATTCTGCCAAGAAAAAAGTAGAGCATGATATTGTAAATCTTGATAAAACGATTGTAAAACTACAACAGGAAAAATTTGAAGTTGAAAAACTGAAATCTGATCTTGCAGAAAGAAAGGAATCTGTAGAAGACAAGCGTGACAATCTTCAGAAACTGAATGACCAGCTTCAGCAGAAGTTATTCAATTTTCAGAAATTATATGAAGAGGAACACCGTAAGCTTCAGTTTGGAAACAAGATTGAAGCATTTATAGACAGTTATACCAAAGGGAAATCCAGGAAAGACGTTGTAAAAGACTTTGTAAAGCTTCTGGAACAGGAAAAATTCAGAAAATTAGGTCATGACAAGGATGAAACCAAGCGTCTTCAGGTTGTTAAGAGAAAAATAACCCAGCAGCTTAAAAAGGAAGAAGTGATTGAAAAAATTGCTGAAACCAATGAGAAACTGGAGGAACAACGTAAGAGCGACCGTGCTCTTTGGATGAAGATCGGTCAGCGTGTCCGTATTACAGGCAGTACCAGTGTTGGAACGATTGAAAAGATCTCCCGAAACAAGGTGATCGTTAATTACGGAACGTTCAAGACAACGATAAATGCGGATGAGCTTGAAAGAATTTAA
- a CDS encoding IS3 family transposase, whose amino-acid sequence MIFTCGLLGLNRQIYYRSIKRTEVCRNRASEVVELVECVRIKMPRLGGRKLYFILKESLGSIKVGRDKFFDILRANHLLIVPRKNYHVTTNSHHRFRKHKNLILDYQITKPNQVWVADITYIGDRKSPSYLSLITDAYSKKIVGHFVADNLNTESSLIALKRALKKHKGMVGPLIHHSDRGLQYCSNEYQKVLQKHQLKCSMTQNSDPYENAIAERINGILKHEFNIDRHHINNALRRKLVDESIETYNNLRPHFSNYYLTPNQMHKQTKIKMRTYKNKNQSKRKFALV is encoded by the coding sequence TTGATTTTTACTTGTGGATTGTTAGGGTTAAATAGACAAATCTATTATAGAAGTATCAAGCGTACAGAAGTTTGTAGGAATAGGGCTTCAGAGGTTGTAGAACTGGTAGAGTGTGTTCGTATTAAAATGCCCCGATTAGGAGGCAGAAAACTATATTTTATTTTAAAAGAATCCCTAGGTTCTATCAAAGTAGGAAGAGATAAATTCTTTGACATCCTAAGAGCGAATCATTTATTGATTGTCCCCAGGAAAAATTACCATGTTACGACCAACTCCCATCATCGCTTCAGAAAGCATAAAAATTTGATTCTGGACTATCAGATCACAAAACCCAACCAGGTTTGGGTTGCTGATATTACTTACATAGGGGACAGAAAAAGCCCAAGCTATTTAAGCTTAATAACGGATGCTTATTCCAAGAAAATAGTGGGACATTTTGTAGCAGATAATTTAAATACAGAAAGTAGTCTTATCGCATTGAAAAGAGCTTTAAAGAAACACAAAGGTATGGTAGGCCCATTAATTCATCATTCTGATCGTGGCTTACAATACTGCTCGAATGAATATCAGAAAGTCTTGCAAAAACATCAATTAAAATGCAGCATGACACAAAACTCAGATCCTTATGAAAATGCAATAGCAGAGAGGATAAATGGTATTTTAAAGCATGAATTTAATATTGATAGACATCATATAAACAATGCGTTAAGAAGAAAATTAGTGGATGAATCCATTGAAACCTATAATAATCTACGTCCTCATTTTTCAAATTATTATCTAACCCCAAATCAAATGCATAAACAGACAAAAATTAAAATGAGAACTTATAAAAATAAAAACCAAAGCAAAAGAAAATTTGCTCTGGTTTAA